Proteins encoded within one genomic window of Phototrophicus methaneseepsis:
- the rpsJ gene encoding 30S ribosomal protein S10 has translation MAVRNKIRIRLKAYDHRVLDESARRIVETAERAGARVVGPVPLPTKLERFTVRRSTFIDKDSQEHFEIRTHKRLIDVLDPESKTIDALMRLNLPAGVDIEMKI, from the coding sequence ATGGCAGTCAGAAACAAAATTCGCATTCGGTTGAAAGCATACGATCATCGTGTGTTGGATGAATCCGCTCGGCGGATTGTCGAAACCGCCGAACGTGCGGGGGCTAGGGTTGTCGGCCCGGTGCCATTACCAACAAAGCTAGAACGCTTTACGGTACGGCGCTCGACCTTCATCGACAAAGACTCCCAGGAGCACTTCGAAATCCGGACGCACAAGCGTCTTATCGATGTGCTTGATCCTGAGAGCAAGACGATTGACGCGCTCATGCGGCTGAATTTGCCCGCGGGCGTCGATATCGAGATGAAGATTTAA
- the rplC gene encoding 50S ribosomal protein L3 has product MMKGMIGRKVGMTQVFDEQGNVIPVTVIEAGPCYVTQIRDAERDGYAAIQLGFEETKPQRLTKGQIGHLQKNNLPALRILREFRVRNGDATELAEGVEIKVDVFSEGDVVDVIGTSKGRGFAGTIKRHGFARGPKTHGQSDRMRSPGSIGMCAAPGRTLKGQRMAGRMGNDRVTVQNLKVVRIDSEKNLLAVRGSVPGARGGIVIIKSAHQA; this is encoded by the coding sequence ATCATGAAGGGCATGATTGGCAGAAAAGTGGGCATGACCCAAGTTTTTGATGAACAGGGTAACGTGATCCCTGTAACAGTGATCGAAGCAGGCCCCTGCTACGTCACTCAAATCCGCGATGCGGAGCGCGATGGCTACGCTGCAATTCAGCTCGGTTTTGAAGAAACCAAGCCGCAGCGTTTGACCAAGGGGCAAATCGGCCACCTACAAAAGAACAACCTGCCAGCACTGCGCATCTTACGCGAGTTCCGCGTGCGCAATGGCGACGCGACGGAACTGGCAGAGGGCGTAGAAATTAAGGTGGATGTCTTCTCAGAAGGTGACGTGGTCGATGTCATCGGGACGAGCAAGGGCCGTGGTTTCGCTGGTACCATTAAGCGGCACGGTTTCGCTCGTGGGCCTAAGACACATGGTCAATCCGATCGTATGCGCTCCCCAGGTTCGATTGGTATGTGCGCGGCACCCGGTCGCACTTTGAAGGGCCAGCGCATGGCAGGTCGTATGGGCAATGATCGTGTGACGGTGCAGAACTTAAAAGTGGTTCGCATCGACTCGGAAAAGAACCTGCTCGCTGTGCGCGGGTCGGTGCCGGGTGCACGCGGTGGTATTGTCATTATCAAGTCCGCACATCAAGCGTAG
- the rpsL gene encoding 30S ribosomal protein S12, protein MPTINQLVRKGRQSKKKKTKAPAMQYTLNAFSQKRTRQSKGAPAKRGVCTRVFTMTPKKPNSALRKVARVRLSNGIEVTAYIGGEGHRLQEHSVVLVRGGRVKDLPGVRYHIVRGTLDLAGVEGRQQARSKYGTKRSKKG, encoded by the coding sequence ATGCCAACCATTAACCAGTTGGTTCGCAAAGGCCGCCAGTCCAAAAAGAAGAAGACAAAAGCTCCGGCGATGCAATATACGCTCAACGCCTTCAGCCAGAAGCGTACCCGTCAGAGCAAAGGTGCCCCGGCGAAACGCGGTGTTTGCACTCGTGTCTTCACCATGACACCGAAGAAGCCGAACTCGGCCCTGCGTAAAGTGGCGCGTGTGCGCCTCAGCAATGGGATCGAAGTCACGGCCTACATCGGCGGTGAAGGTCATCGTTTGCAGGAACACAGCGTGGTGCTGGTGCGCGGCGGTCGTGTTAAGGACCTGCCCGGTGTGCGTTATCACATCGTGCGCGGTACGCTAGACCTCGCCGGTGTTGAAGGCCGCCAGCAGGCTCGCAGTAAGTACGGGACCAAACGGTCCAAGAAAGGGTAG
- a CDS encoding CBS domain-containing protein, whose amino-acid sequence MVSVGDVMTHDVVCIEAQGTLQEAIDLMDLRGCRHLVVIGEDGHVCGIVSDRDCRLALYSPYVLRERWQDESVLNHTRIQVIMTPYPLHVTSSLPLAHAAQKMLDHHINALVVIDRGEMVGIVTSSDVMRVYAQQRSYAEVD is encoded by the coding sequence ATGGTCAGCGTTGGGGATGTCATGACCCATGACGTGGTATGCATCGAGGCTCAGGGAACCCTGCAAGAGGCAATCGATCTGATGGACCTGCGCGGCTGTCGTCATCTCGTTGTTATTGGCGAAGACGGCCACGTCTGTGGCATTGTCAGTGATCGGGATTGTCGTTTGGCTCTTTATTCGCCGTACGTCCTGCGGGAGCGCTGGCAGGATGAATCTGTACTCAATCATACGCGCATCCAGGTGATCATGACGCCATATCCCCTCCATGTAACTTCATCGCTACCCCTGGCCCATGCCGCCCAAAAAATGCTCGATCATCATATTAACGCCCTTGTTGTGATCGACCGGGGCGAAATGGTCGGCATTGTTACCAGCTCCGATGTGATGCGCGTTTATGCACAACAGCGCAGTTATGCTGAGGTTGATTGA
- the fusA gene encoding elongation factor G, whose translation MAKKSTFDLSKVRNIGIIAHIDAGKTTVTERVLYYTGMVHRIGEVHDGAATTDYMEQERERGITITSAAVTTHWADHQINIIDTPGHVDFTAEVQRSLRVLDGGVAVFDSVAGVEPQSETVWRQASEYNVPRMCFINKMDRTGANFERTVSMIIDRLHGNPVPIQIPYGSGDDFNGIIDLMTMELVTYGDDLGTDIQRHPIPESHREAAETMRQEMVDKIIESDDVLTEKFLMEEEITDDDIVAALRAGTIAGKINPVLCGSALKNKGVQMLLDAIVAILPSPLDVPPIKGVDPRDVEVELIRHSNDEEPMSALVFKIITDQYGRLAFTRVYSGVLRSGTQVYNSSKGTRERIGRIVRMFADRREDIEEVHAGNIAAIIGLKETFTGDTLSAPDHPILLENIKFPEPVIEVAVEPDSKADQDKMGVALRKLAEEDPTFQVEVDASLGQTKIKGMGELHLEVIVDRLKREYGVQAQVGRPRVAYRETITRSHTADTTLKRQSGGSGMYARIVVDFSPMTDEDREAAKGESFMFSDSIRGGAITAEFVRAAERGMREAMEGGVIAGYPVVGVKATLVDGSMHDVDSNEMAFKIAGSMCFKDGVRGAGPAIMEPSMKVEVVAPDDYTGSIVGDLSSRRGIIEGMEPRGVGSTTIRAQVPLAEMFGYATNLRNMTQGRGSFTMEFDQYTIAPNSIAEEVISGQR comes from the coding sequence ATGGCGAAGAAAAGCACATTCGATCTCAGCAAAGTACGCAACATCGGCATCATCGCCCACATTGACGCGGGCAAGACGACGGTGACGGAGCGTGTGCTGTATTACACCGGTATGGTTCACCGTATCGGCGAAGTACACGATGGCGCTGCAACGACTGACTACATGGAACAGGAACGTGAACGTGGTATCACGATCACATCGGCAGCAGTAACAACGCACTGGGCTGATCATCAGATCAACATCATCGACACCCCAGGCCACGTGGACTTCACCGCTGAAGTACAGCGTAGCCTGCGCGTTCTGGATGGTGGCGTCGCTGTCTTCGACAGCGTTGCAGGTGTTGAACCTCAGTCAGAAACAGTCTGGCGTCAGGCGAGTGAGTACAATGTTCCCCGTATGTGCTTCATCAATAAGATGGACCGTACTGGTGCGAACTTTGAACGCACTGTCTCGATGATTATCGATCGCCTGCATGGCAACCCAGTTCCGATTCAGATCCCTTACGGTAGTGGGGATGACTTCAACGGCATCATTGACCTGATGACGATGGAGTTGGTGACTTATGGCGATGACCTGGGTACAGATATTCAGCGTCATCCGATCCCAGAAAGCCACCGCGAAGCAGCGGAAACCATGCGCCAGGAGATGGTCGACAAGATCATCGAAAGCGATGATGTGCTGACCGAAAAATTCCTGATGGAAGAAGAAATTACCGACGATGATATTGTCGCCGCACTGCGCGCTGGCACCATCGCAGGTAAGATCAATCCCGTTCTGTGTGGTTCTGCCCTTAAGAACAAGGGCGTTCAGATGCTTCTCGATGCAATCGTGGCAATCCTGCCTTCACCGTTGGATGTTCCTCCAATCAAGGGTGTGGATCCGCGCGATGTCGAAGTCGAGTTGATCCGTCATTCCAATGACGAAGAACCTATGTCAGCGCTGGTCTTCAAGATCATCACCGACCAATATGGTCGTCTGGCCTTCACCCGTGTCTACAGTGGCGTCCTTCGCAGCGGTACCCAGGTCTATAACAGTTCCAAGGGCACCCGCGAACGTATCGGGCGTATCGTCCGCATGTTCGCTGATCGCCGCGAAGACATCGAAGAAGTGCACGCTGGTAACATCGCAGCAATCATTGGCCTGAAGGAAACTTTTACCGGTGATACTCTGAGCGCGCCAGATCATCCGATCCTGTTGGAGAACATCAAGTTCCCTGAACCAGTGATCGAAGTCGCTGTCGAGCCAGATAGTAAAGCCGACCAGGATAAAATGGGGGTCGCCCTGCGTAAGCTGGCCGAAGAAGACCCGACATTCCAGGTTGAAGTCGATGCCAGTCTTGGACAGACCAAGATTAAAGGCATGGGCGAGCTGCACCTTGAGGTGATTGTCGACCGCCTGAAGCGCGAATATGGCGTGCAGGCACAGGTTGGCCGCCCCCGTGTAGCCTACCGCGAAACGATCACTCGCTCCCACACAGCGGATACCACGCTGAAGCGTCAGTCGGGCGGTAGCGGTATGTATGCTCGCATTGTTGTAGATTTCTCCCCCATGACGGATGAAGATCGTGAAGCAGCGAAGGGTGAATCCTTCATGTTCTCAGATTCCATTCGTGGTGGTGCTATCACTGCGGAATTCGTCCGTGCGGCTGAACGCGGTATGCGTGAAGCCATGGAAGGCGGCGTGATTGCAGGTTACCCCGTTGTTGGCGTCAAAGCGACGCTCGTCGATGGTAGCATGCATGATGTTGATAGTAATGAAATGGCCTTTAAAATCGCCGGTTCAATGTGCTTTAAAGACGGCGTTAGAGGCGCAGGTCCTGCTATCATGGAGCCTTCAATGAAGGTAGAAGTGGTTGCTCCGGATGATTATACCGGGTCAATCGTGGGTGATCTTTCATCCCGTCGTGGCATTATCGAAGGCATGGAGCCGCGCGGTGTGGGTTCGACCACAATCCGCGCCCAGGTCCCGCTGGCAGAAATGTTTGGCTATGCGACCAACCTGCGTAACATGACGCAGGGGCGTGGTAGCTTCACGATGGAATTTGACCAGTATACTATCGCACCGAACTCTATTGCCGAAGAGGTTATTAGCGGTCAGCGATAA
- a CDS encoding FHA domain-containing protein, whose translation MADSNNSPKKDKRTDYLVDRTPAEPMPLQRMTGALVEPLLPWVIEFRVVGTAEIIKIRTRSAMLIGRLDESRGIFPDIDVTDYDGQSAGVSRRHAMLITRDNRVTIQDLGSANGTYINGRVLEAHESYRVRDRDRLRLGRLELQVHFVVKPLVDENTMVNMKNVFKVPQIGHREHILIADENEDVCRVVRFIAEKAGFRVTEAFTVTDAMHAIDNDPPEIAFLELVMGDDSGVDLIRYLRNHHRLSTRQLIAAADAPEEQIEKSSPISSDTSDDSSRQQTVGQPAPKHVAPFYDKTSLSSQSYAHMPSPAATQELVAITSPHRVQPNIPIAIMSSVTGGYQMGKALEAGADVTLAKPVAVDELVGALQETYEMLTGTS comes from the coding sequence ATGGCTGATTCGAATAATTCCCCCAAAAAAGATAAGCGTACAGATTATCTGGTTGACCGCACGCCTGCTGAGCCAATGCCGCTCCAGCGGATGACTGGCGCGCTTGTGGAACCCTTGCTGCCTTGGGTGATTGAATTCCGCGTTGTGGGGACAGCAGAAATCATCAAGATTCGTACACGGTCCGCCATGCTCATTGGCCGCCTGGATGAGAGCCGTGGCATCTTCCCCGATATTGACGTGACGGATTACGATGGGCAGTCGGCGGGCGTATCACGTCGCCATGCCATGCTGATAACGCGCGACAATCGCGTGACGATTCAGGACCTGGGTAGTGCAAACGGAACGTATATCAACGGGCGTGTGCTCGAAGCCCACGAAAGTTACCGCGTGCGTGATCGTGATCGTTTGCGTCTGGGCCGGTTGGAGCTACAAGTTCACTTCGTCGTCAAGCCATTGGTCGATGAGAATACCATGGTCAACATGAAGAATGTCTTCAAGGTGCCGCAAATTGGGCACCGCGAGCACATCTTGATTGCAGATGAAAATGAAGACGTGTGCCGTGTGGTGCGCTTTATAGCGGAAAAAGCGGGTTTCCGTGTGACGGAGGCTTTCACTGTTACAGATGCGATGCACGCCATTGATAACGATCCGCCGGAGATTGCCTTCCTCGAATTGGTGATGGGGGATGATAGCGGCGTTGATCTCATCCGTTACTTGCGCAACCACCATCGTTTATCGACACGGCAGTTGATCGCGGCAGCAGATGCTCCTGAAGAGCAGATTGAAAAAAGCTCGCCTATATCGTCCGATACATCCGACGACTCTTCCCGGCAGCAAACAGTAGGCCAACCTGCGCCGAAGCATGTCGCGCCATTTTATGATAAAACCTCGCTATCCAGCCAGTCATATGCTCACATGCCATCACCTGCCGCAACGCAAGAACTTGTGGCGATTACCAGCCCGCACCGCGTCCAGCCCAATATCCCTATTGCCATTATGAGCAGTGTGACAGGTGGGTACCAGATGGGGAAGGCGCTCGAAGCAGGGGCCGATGTCACCCTTGCGAAGCCTGTTGCTGTGGATGAACTCGTGGGTGCGCTGCAAGAAACGTACGAGATGTTGACAGGCACGTCTTAG
- the tuf gene encoding elongation factor Tu has protein sequence MAKGKFDRSKPHVNIGTIGHVDHGKTTLTAAITKVLGLKGQAQRQNYEDIDNAPEERQRGITINIRHVEYETDNRHYAHVDCPGHRDYIKNMITGAAQMDGAILVVSAPDGPMPQTREHVLLANQVNVPAMVVFLNKIDQMDDPELIELVEMELSELLESYEFDPNTPIVKGSALAATESDSEDYNAPEYAPIIELMKTVDEWIPTPERETDKPFLMPVEDVFSIKGRGTVVTGRVERGTLKKGEEIDIVGLRDAIQHTTVTGIEMFHKELDQAQAGDNAGILLRGTTRDEVERGMVLAKKGSINPHKKFRGEVYILKKDEGGRHKAFFSGYRPQFYLRTMDVTGTITLPEGVEMVMPGDNVNLDVELIMPVALEQGSKFAIREGGLTVGAGVITQILD, from the coding sequence ATGGCAAAAGGGAAGTTCGATCGTTCAAAACCGCATGTGAACATTGGTACGATTGGTCACGTTGACCATGGTAAGACCACCCTGACCGCAGCCATCACCAAAGTCTTGGGGCTGAAGGGGCAGGCACAGCGTCAGAACTACGAAGACATTGATAATGCGCCGGAAGAACGCCAGCGCGGTATCACCATCAATATTCGCCATGTCGAATATGAAACCGACAACCGTCACTATGCACATGTTGACTGCCCAGGTCACCGTGACTACATCAAAAACATGATCACGGGTGCTGCCCAGATGGACGGCGCAATCCTGGTTGTTAGCGCACCGGATGGCCCGATGCCTCAGACACGTGAACACGTGCTGCTGGCTAACCAGGTGAACGTGCCTGCGATGGTTGTGTTCCTGAACAAAATCGACCAGATGGACGATCCTGAACTGATCGAACTGGTTGAGATGGAACTGTCGGAACTGTTGGAATCCTATGAATTCGATCCCAACACCCCCATCGTCAAGGGTAGCGCTCTGGCTGCTACCGAGAGCGATAGTGAAGACTATAACGCTCCGGAATATGCACCCATCATTGAGCTGATGAAGACTGTTGATGAATGGATTCCGACCCCGGAACGTGAAACCGACAAGCCCTTCCTGATGCCTGTTGAAGACGTCTTCAGCATCAAGGGCCGTGGTACTGTTGTGACCGGTCGTGTTGAACGTGGCACCCTCAAGAAGGGTGAGGAAATCGATATCGTCGGCCTGCGTGATGCTATCCAGCACACCACCGTCACCGGTATCGAAATGTTCCACAAGGAACTGGACCAGGCTCAGGCTGGCGACAACGCTGGTATCCTGCTGCGTGGTACCACTCGTGACGAAGTGGAACGTGGTATGGTGCTCGCCAAGAAGGGCAGCATCAACCCGCACAAGAAATTCCGTGGCGAAGTCTACATCCTCAAGAAGGATGAAGGTGGTCGTCATAAGGCTTTCTTCAGCGGTTACCGCCCGCAGTTCTACCTCCGTACCATGGACGTTACGGGCACCATCACTCTGCCGGAAGGCGTGGAAATGGTTATGCCTGGTGACAACGTCAACCTGGATGTGGAACTCATCATGCCGGTCGCCCTGGAACAAGGTTCCAAATTCGCGATCCGTGAAGGTGGTCTGACCGTCGGCGCTGGTGTTATCACCCAGATTCTGGACTAG
- the rpsG gene encoding 30S ribosomal protein S7 has translation MRRRTPPKHNVEPDPKFASIHISMFINRLMYGGKKSTARRIMYDALDIVAERTSKDPVEVFDTALRNVRPTVEVKPRRVGGSTYQVPVDVKDTRAVTLAMRWLIDNSRSRGGRTMASRLAAELMDAANGQGNSVRRRDEVHRMAEANRAFAHFK, from the coding sequence ATGCGGAGAAGAACCCCACCCAAGCACAATGTGGAGCCGGATCCAAAGTTTGCCAGCATTCACATCTCGATGTTCATTAATCGTCTGATGTATGGCGGCAAGAAGAGCACTGCTCGTCGCATTATGTATGATGCACTCGACATCGTGGCTGAACGTACGAGCAAAGACCCTGTGGAAGTATTTGACACTGCTCTGCGCAATGTGCGTCCGACTGTAGAAGTCAAGCCGCGTCGTGTCGGTGGCTCAACGTATCAGGTACCTGTTGATGTCAAAGATACACGTGCTGTTACTCTGGCGATGCGCTGGTTGATCGACAACTCGCGTAGCCGTGGTGGTCGTACAATGGCCTCCCGCTTGGCTGCTGAATTGATGGATGCGGCAAATGGGCAAGGTAACTCTGTACGTCGGCGCGATGAGGTACATCGCATGGCGGAAGCCAACCGTGCTTTCGCACATTTTAAGTAG